Proteins from a genomic interval of Macaca mulatta isolate MMU2019108-1 chromosome 18, T2T-MMU8v2.0, whole genome shotgun sequence:
- the SERPINB8 gene encoding serpin B8 isoform X2, whose product MDDLCEANGTFAISLFKILGEEDNSRNVFFSPMSISSALAMVFMGAKGSTAAQMSQALCLYKDGDIHQGFQSLLSEVNRTGTQYLLRTANRLFGEKTCDFLPDFKESCQKFYQAELEELSFAEDTEECRKHINDWVAEKTEGKISEVLDAGTVGPLTKLVLVNAIYFKGKWNEQFDRKYTRGMLFKTNEEKKTVQMMFKEAKFKMGYVDEVHTQVLELPYVEEELSMIILLPDDDTDLAVF is encoded by the exons ATGGATGACCTCTGTGAAGCAAATGGCACTTTTGCCATcagcttatttaaaatattagggGAAGAGGACAACTCAAGAAATGTATTCTTCTCTCCCATGAGCATCTCCTCTGCCCTGGCCATGGTCTTCATGGGGGCAAAGGGAAGCACCGCAGCCCAGATGTCCCAG GCACTTTGTTTGTACAAGGACGGAGATATTCACCAAGGTTTCCAGTCACTTCTCAGTGAAGTTAACAGAACTGGCACTCAGTACTTGCTTAGAACTGCCAACAGGCTCTTTGGAGAAAAGACGTGTGATTTCCTTCCA GACTTTAAAGAATCCTGTCAGAAGTTCTATCAGGCAGAGCTGGAGGAGCTGTCCTTTGCTGAAGACACGGAAGAGTGCAGGAAACATATAAATGACTGGGTGGCAGAAAAGACTGAAG GTAAGATTTCAGAGGTACTGGATGCTGGGACAGTCGGTCCCCTGACAAAGCTGGTCCTTGTGAATGCCATCTATTTCAAGGGAAAGTGGAATGAGCAATTTGACAGAAAGTACACAAGGGGGATGCTCTTTAAAACCAATGAG GAAAAAAAGACAGTGCAGATGATGTTTAAGGAAGCTAAATTTAAAATGGGGTATGTGGACGAGGTGCACACCCAGGTCCTGGAGCTGCCATATGTGGAAGAGGAGCTGAGCATGATCATTCTGCTTCCCGATGATGACACGGACCTCGCTGTG